From the Salvia hispanica cultivar TCC Black 2014 unplaced genomic scaffold, UniMelb_Shisp_WGS_1.0 HiC_scaffold_1210, whole genome shotgun sequence genome, one window contains:
- the LOC125198109 gene encoding probable disease resistance protein At1g59620, with product MSEAFILEVIQNLESFLQSEDTTQDRYRDISEASMTSRKSHVSEVIHEMRMALDFYRERESGERSKLNYLLADFAEIAQVSKDNISMFKLSFYEEMYYVLEWMKKTRKRMMNFGDGEGASSSQSVGDEGVVLGLEKDVEQIIDRVILGKAVLNERPRLVISCIKGMIGAGKTTLARQVYNHPDIVERFKLRAWVTISSSDTSAHEVLVELIQKLGEHVEDPLTLDEMDNLSLQNMLWGKLKGMPYFIVLDNVPKGMWLRSILDGLPYKGCRGCNLLTTSRYQITEDDFYTHEMKPLDSKKSWQLFSKTIDKFTSDENKFSKELERKAKDMLKKCGGLPLAIIDVARQKAKQRLSGIEWEELFDSIDLGELLKLFEPVYHSLDDQLKACFLHMSFLKENATIRGEKLGHIWAAIGLNTERSIPYMANEECMHMLRSCIDELLCESIIEYVNDSEFFRYRINPLLYELSIKKAEEEIGFEILRSNGINRHSQNPRHRVIHCGRDKFNHSTNQDNKHLVSLIFHGGGRYLDDASQSYWKSFELLRILDMEDFGVKTLSETIGTLTRLRYLGLRNNYLQEIPHWWSCQILSMKWNFRRLPGINDGVICHQLVTDRFQSLVLSLVVELLDGVTNSVRNGSRLLLTSCHRSNFEIFYTHEVKSLDSDKSWQLFSKTFDKFTSEENKFSKELERKGREMLKKCWGLPLAIVNVARDKARQRLAGMKLEELFDSIDLSETLKLLEPMYHKLDEELKPCFLYMSFFKENAIMREEKLQHIWALRGIKRQRVATYMVDEFIHYQSYWKNFELLKILDMEDFGMKTLSETIGTLIELRYLGLRNNFIQEIPHSFGNLKRLEVFDVALNFMVEVSNIICEMGSLRYLYMSDVIYRTPFKVDALQNLKTLTYISIYDWAYEGSNLETMTHLKKLGIEEVDENSDVGKLFASVSKFNSLENLILRGFRFRSMPCLDEISVLTLVEKW from the exons ATGTCGGAGGCCTTCATCTTAGAGGTGATACAGAATCTGGAAAGTTTTCTGCAGTCTGAGGATACAACGCAGGACAGATACAGAGATATCTCGGAGGCCTCCATGACTTCTCGCAAAAGCCACGTTTCAGAGGTTATACATGAGATGAGAATGGCGTTGGATTtctatagagagagagaatcagGAGAGAGGAGCAAGCTAAATTATTTGCTAGCTGACTTTGCTGAGATAGCTCAAGTGTCAAAAGACAACATATCCATGTTTAAGCTCTCTTTCTATGAAGAGATGTATTATGTCCTAGAATGGATGAAGAAGACAAGAAAGCGCATGATGAATTTTGGAGATGGCGAGGGGGCGAGTAGTTCACAAAGTGTTGGAGACGAAGGTGTCGTGCTGGGGTTGGAGAAAGACGTGGAACAGATTATCGATAGAGTGATTCTTGGTAAAGCCGTTCTTAATGAGAGGCCGCGCCTCGTGATTTCATGTATCAAAGGCATGATTGGTGCCGGGAAGACGACTCTTGCCCGACAAGTGTACAACCATCCAGACATCGTTGAAAGATTCAAGCTCCGTGCTTGGGTAACGATTTCTAGTAGTGACACAAGTGCACATGAAGTGCTTGTGGAACTGATACAGAAGTTGGGGGAACATGTCGAAGATCCATTGACGTTGGATGAAATGGACAACCTGAGTCTCCAAAATATGCTTTGGGGAAAGCTAAAAGGAATGCCATATTTTATAGTTCTCGACAATGTGCCGAAAGGAATGTGGCTGCGATCCATATTAGATGGTCTTCCATACAAAG GCTGCCGTGGATGTAATTTGTTGACCACCAGTCGCTATCAGATTACAGAAGACGACTTTTATACTCACGAGATGAAACCTTTGGATTCTAAAAAGAGCTGGCAATTGTTTTCAAAAACAATCGATAAATTTACAAGTGATGAGAACAAATTCTCAAAGGAGTTGGAGAGGAAGGCGAAAGATATGTTGAAAAAATGTGGGGGCTTGCCGCTAGCTATAATAGATGTTGCAAGGCAGAAAGCTAAGCAAAGGCTTTCAGGGATTGAATGGGAAGAACtttttgattcaattgatttggGTGAATTATTGAAGTTGTTTGAGCCGGTCTATCATAGCTTGGATGATCAACTTAAGGCATGTTTCTTGCATATGTCCTTTTTGAAGGAAAATGCAACAATAAGGGGAGAAAAGTTGGGACATATTTGGGCTGCAATCGGATTAAACACAGAAAGATCTATTCCATACATGGCCAATGAAGAGTGCATGCACATGTTACGATCGTGTATAGATGAATTACTTTGTGAATCCATTATTGAATACGTGAACGATTCTGAATTTTTCAGGTATCGCATCAATCCTCTACTCTATGAGCTATCCATAAAAAAAGCAGAGGAGGAAATCGGCTTTGAGATCCTAAGGAGCAATGGAATTAATCGGCACTCTCAAAATCCTCGTCATCGTGTTATCCACTGTGGAAGAGACAAGTTTAATCACTCCACGAATCAAGACAACAAACATCTTGTTTCTCTTATCTTTCATGGTGGTGGTCGCTACTTGGACGATGCTAGTCAGTCCTATTGGAAGAGTTTTGAGCTACTCAGGATTCTCGACATGGAAGATTTTGGGGTGAAGACTTTATCAGAAACTATCGGCACATTGACTAGGTTACGGTATTTGGGATTGAGGAACAATTACCTGCAAGAGATCCCACATTGGTGGAGTTGCCAAATATTATCAATGAAATGG AACTTTAGGCGACTACCTGGCATTAATGACGGAGTAATCTGTCACCAGTTAGTGACTGACAGATTTCAGTCACTAGTTCTGTCACTAGTTGTGGAGCTACTGGATGGCGTCACTAATTCCGTCA GAAACGGAAGTAGATTGTTGCTCACCAGTTGCCATCGAAGTAACTTCGAAATCTTTTACACTCATGAGGTTAAATCTTTGGATTCTGATAAGAGCTGGCAATTGTTTTCAAAAACCTTTGATAAATTTACAAGTGAAGAGAACAAATTCTCAAAGGAGTTGGAGAGGAAGGGAAGAGAGATGCTGAAAAAATGTTGGGGTCTGCCACTAGCTATAGTAAATGTTGCAAGGGATAAAGCAAGGCAAAGACTTGCAGGGATGAAATTGGAAGAACtttttgattcaattgatttgagTGAAACATTGAAGTTATTGGAGCCGATGTATCATAAATTGGATGAAGAGCTCAAGCCATGTTTCTTGTATATGTCCTTTTTTAAGGAAAATGCAATCATGAGGGAAGAAAAGTTGCAACATATTTGGGCTCTAAGAGGAATAAAAAGACAGAGAGTTGCAACATATATGGTTGATGAATTTATACATTACCAATCTTATTGGAAGAATTTTGAACTCCTCAAGATACTCGATATGGAAGATTTTGGGATGAAGACTTTATCAGAAACTATTGGCACGTTGATCGAGTTAAGGTATTTGGGATTgagaaacaattttattcaaGAGATCCCACACTCATTTGGGAACTTGAAAAGGCTCGAGGTTTTCGATGTAGCTCTAAACTTTATGGTGGAGGTATCAAATATTATATGTGAAATGGGTAGCCTTCGTTATCTCTACATGTCTGATGTGATTTATCGGACGCCTTTCAAAGTAGATGCGCTACAGAATCTGAAAACCCTAACCTACATCTCGATCTATGATTGGGCATATGAGGGCTCAAACTTGGAGACAATGACTCATCTCAAAAAATTGGGCATTGAAGAAGTTGATGAAAACTCAGATGTAGGCAAGCTCTTTGCATCAGTGTCCAAGTTCAATAGCCTCGAAAACCTTATCTTGAGAGGGTTTCGTTTCAGAAGCATGCCGTGTTTGGACGAGATTAGTGTTCTAACATTGGTCGAGAAATGGTAA
- the LOC125198111 gene encoding disease resistance protein RPH8A-like, whose product MEDFGVKTLSETIGTLIRLRYLGLRNNYIQEIPHSFRGLEKLEVLDIAQNFMVELPDIINEMSSLRYLYMSDVIHRKPLKVDVLQNLERLSYISIYDWRYEVSSLEKMSSLFELDIEEVDENSDVNKLFASVAMFERLVTSVNSNSRLPSAINTCLEEDPMLVLQGIPSLSTIRMRNAYIGRQMVFGKDSFSELCVLCINEMWNLSDIRFNGATSLKELEIKNCPFLYTLPKEIESMLLLKKLKIVTTNRIAKEMRKSSLFSNILEVDISP is encoded by the exons ATGGAAGATTTTGGGGTGAAGACTTTATCAGAAACTATCGGCACATTGATTAGGTTACGGTATTTGGGATTGAGGAACAACTACATACAAGAGATCCCACACTCCTTTAGGGGCTTGGAAAAGCTTGAGGTTCTCGATATAGCTCAAAACTTTATGGTGGAGTTGCCGGATATCATCAATGAAATGAGTAGCCTTCGTTATCTCTACATGTCTGATGTGATTCACCGAAAGCCTTTGAAGGTAGACGTGCTACAGAATCTTGAGCGCTTAAGCTACATCTCGATTTATGATTGGAGATATGAGGTCTCGAGCTTGGAGAAGATGTCTAGTCTTTTTGAATTGGATATTGAAGAAGTTGATGAAAACTCAGATGTCAACAAGCTCTTTGCATCAGTTGCTATGTTTGAGCGCTTG GTAACCTCCGTGAACTCGAACTCTAGGCTACCAAGTGCCATTAATACTTGTCTTGAAGAAGACCCAATGCTAGTATTGCAGGGAATTCCTAGTTTATCAACGATCAGAATGCGAAATGCATACATTGGTCGACAAATGGTGTTCGGGAAGGACAGCTTTTCTGAGCTCTGTGTCCTGTGCATCAATGAGATGTGGAATTTGAGTGATATTCGGTTCAATGGAGCAACATCTTTGAAAGAACTAGAAATCAAGAATTGTCCCTTCTTGTACACCCTCCCGAAAGAGATTGAGTCGATGCTTTTGCTGAAGAAGTTAAAGATAGTAACAACTAATCGCATTGCAAAAGAGATGAGGAAGTCGAGCCTGTTCTCTAATATACTGGAAGTGGATATAAGTCCATAA